The proteins below are encoded in one region of Mesoplodon densirostris isolate mMesDen1 chromosome Y unlocalized genomic scaffold, mMesDen1 primary haplotype SUPER_Y_unloc_1, whole genome shotgun sequence:
- the LOC132482968 gene encoding testis-specific Y-encoded protein 3-like produces the protein MRDRVAGRSSKPRPGRSTPSRPIRARTVGVTLGCLAPRPVGARLQVGLRPSVWHARVPCDTYVACAGWSQEFRLRNQKIRIRFPSGVGGGPQEAGARGSPGVVREVGRVLALADGWGEEAAIFSGEVVQQGAALLEGQVAGIMEVFWQPVEDMMEEVEEVAEEQQQQEEQEEQKQEEPGRGPTIPGSPLEALEALEAAQLQLEPVNRQCFRSYFRLRLTALRRRKHYLEHRSTIIQSIPGFWFKVFVNDRRMSAMMSAQDKDILSYMTNLKVEELRYPSDCRKITLFFRNNPYFQNEVVVKEYLVHVTGYRASHSTPIQWHHRFEREAYSRRHHNSGLNFFSWFSDHSCAGSSRIAEIIGEDLWPNPLRYYPREEGPTGTGTPDFEMRVMEHHPRPKKLLRMKANGQHGCHAHEEMKRGLVVKCTGRETPVNLE, from the exons ATGCGTGACCGGGTGGCAGGAAGGAGCTCGAAGCCGCGCCCAGGCCGCTCGACCCCATCACGACCAATCAGGGCGAGGACAGTGGGCGTCACCCTCGGCTGCCTCGCCCCTCGCCCTGTG GGAGCTCGCCTCCAGGTAGGCCTCCGGCCTTCCGTCTGGCACGCCCGGGTGCCCTGTGATACCTATGTGGCCTGTGCCGGTTGGAGCCAGGAGTTCCGGCTCCGAAATCAGAAAATCAGAATCCGGTTTCCCTCGGGTGTGGGAGGGGGTCCTCAGGAAGCAGGGGCCCGCGGGTCCCCAGGTGTGGTGCGGGAGGTGGGTAGGGTGCTGGCACTAGCTGATGGGTGGGGCGAGGAGGCCGCCATCTTTAGCGGGGAGGTGGTGCAGCAAGGCGCGGCCCTGTTGGAGGGACAGGTGGCGGGGATCATGGAGGTGTTTTGGCAGCCTGTGGAGGACATGAtggaagaggtggaggaggtggcggaggagcagcagcagcaggaagagcAGGAAGAGCAGAAGCAG GAAGAGCCAGGGCGTGGACCCACGATCCCCGGGTCCCCGCTGGAGGCGCTGGAGGCCCTGGAGGCCGCGCAGTTACAGCTGGAGCCTGTGAATAGGCAATGCTTCCGAAGCTACTTTCGTCTCAGACTCACAGCACTTCGGAGGCGGAAGCACTATCTAGAACACAGAAGCACCATCATCCagagcatccctggcttctggtTCAAAGTT TTTGTGAACGACCGCCGGATGTCAGCCATGATGAGTGCCCAAGATAAAGACATACTTAGCTACATGACCAACTTGAAG GTGGAGGAACTCAGATATCCCAGTGATTGCCGCAAGATCACGTTGTTTTTCCGGAACAACCCCTATTTCCAGAATGAGGTGGTTGTTAAGGAGTATCTCGTTCACGTCACTG GATATAGGGCGTCTCATTCCACTCCAATTCAGTGGCACCATCGTTTTGAAAGGGAGGCGTATAGCCGCAGGCACCACAACAGCGGCCTTAACTTCTTCAGCTGGTTCTCTGACCACAGCTGTGCAGGATCTAGCAGGATTGCTGAG ATCATCGGCGAGGACCTGTGGCCCAATCCCCTGCGCTACTACCCGAGGGAGGAAGGCCCCACCGGGACAG GAACTCCCGATTTTGAGATGCGTGTGATGGAGCATCACCCTCGACCTAAGAAGCTGCTTCGGATGAAGGCGAACGGTCAACATGGTTGTCATGCACACGAAGAAATGAAGCGGGGTCTGGTGGTGAAATGTACAGGGAGGGAGACACCAGTAAACCTGGAATAA